The following proteins come from a genomic window of Gemmatimonadota bacterium:
- a CDS encoding DUF5916 domain-containing protein, with amino-acid sequence MQRIHMGALALSFLLTVAPLGAQEALDAEPASVPGRRALPPIMEAVAITTEEPRIDGDLADPVWQTAPVASDFIQYQPNEGQPATERSEVRVLYGIDALFVAFRAYDREPDLIAAQLTRRDEMGYSDRVHVVIDSYFDRRTAFHFAVNPLGVKTDMYRFDDTNEDESWDAVWDVAARRDEQGWTAEFRIPYSQLRFETAPIQTWGINFMREIARRQERSVWAPLSQQENAVVSRFGELRGLKNLTSPRHMEVLPYSVARLTRATGDPANPFYDRNDLFGTVGADLKYGVTSNLTLDLTVNPDFGQVEADPGQVNLSAFESFFSERRPFFVEGASIFNFRLSQGDGDDANESLFYSRRIGRAPQGSADPQGGYAESDQQTNILGAWKLSGKTADGWSIGLLHALTGQEQASVVTGTGQHESQAIEPLTNYAVARVMRDFRDGKSAVGIVATGVNRDKTIADELGLRSGGYTGGVDFRHRFANDEWEVQGFLVGSHVVGSEASIEATQRSSARYFQRPDADHVELDPTRTSLTGWSSNFSIGKMAGGFWRYATGFQARSPGFEANDIGFMRSTDALSPWVWVGYHHSTPTERFNRWNLNLNGWSAFTFDRERTGLGGNVNGSFTLKNFWGGYLGVGRQVGSYSPTLLRGGPLFKTESAWNGWSGLWSDSRRPLRMEMNGWWGVRPESDSWNVGIGTGATWRASNATQLSLRPQLGFNVDDRQWVTRIGASADPTYLLARLEQKTFGITARFDYTFTPDLSLQLYAQPFLASGSYTDFKTVADPRNERYEERVQPVGASESDGVYTGDADGDGTPETWDNPDFNFGQFRSNAVLRWEYRPGSALFLVWSQGRDRYRALDGSLSVDRDLDRLFGRRPDNIFLIKVSYWLNP; translated from the coding sequence ATGCAACGCATACATATGGGGGCTCTGGCCCTGTCCTTTCTGCTCACGGTCGCCCCGCTCGGGGCCCAGGAGGCTCTCGACGCGGAGCCGGCGAGCGTTCCGGGGCGGCGGGCGTTGCCGCCAATCATGGAAGCCGTCGCCATCACCACCGAGGAGCCCCGCATCGACGGGGATCTCGCGGATCCGGTGTGGCAGACCGCTCCGGTAGCCTCCGATTTCATCCAGTACCAGCCGAACGAAGGCCAGCCGGCCACCGAGCGCTCGGAGGTCCGGGTGCTCTACGGCATCGACGCACTGTTCGTGGCGTTTCGGGCCTACGATCGCGAGCCGGACCTGATCGCGGCCCAACTCACACGGCGGGACGAGATGGGCTACTCCGACCGCGTGCACGTGGTCATCGACAGCTACTTCGACCGACGTACGGCCTTCCACTTCGCGGTGAATCCGCTCGGGGTGAAGACCGACATGTACCGCTTCGACGACACCAACGAGGACGAGTCCTGGGACGCTGTGTGGGACGTGGCCGCCCGACGCGATGAGCAGGGCTGGACTGCGGAGTTTCGCATCCCCTATTCGCAGCTCCGCTTCGAGACTGCCCCCATCCAGACCTGGGGCATCAACTTCATGCGCGAGATCGCTCGGCGGCAGGAGCGCTCGGTGTGGGCCCCGCTCTCCCAGCAAGAGAACGCAGTGGTCTCGCGGTTCGGCGAGTTGCGGGGACTGAAGAACCTGACCTCACCCCGACATATGGAAGTGCTTCCCTACTCGGTCGCTCGCTTGACCCGTGCGACCGGGGATCCGGCGAACCCCTTCTACGACCGCAACGACCTCTTCGGGACGGTGGGCGCCGATCTCAAGTACGGAGTGACCAGCAACCTCACGCTGGACCTCACGGTCAACCCGGACTTCGGGCAGGTCGAAGCCGACCCCGGACAGGTGAACCTCTCCGCGTTCGAGTCCTTCTTCTCGGAGCGACGCCCCTTCTTCGTGGAGGGCGCCAGCATCTTCAACTTCCGACTGTCCCAGGGAGACGGCGACGACGCCAACGAGTCGCTGTTCTACTCACGTCGCATCGGCCGCGCGCCGCAGGGCAGCGCGGATCCCCAAGGGGGCTACGCCGAATCCGATCAGCAGACGAACATCCTGGGCGCCTGGAAGCTGTCCGGGAAGACCGCCGACGGGTGGTCGATCGGACTTCTGCACGCGCTGACCGGCCAGGAGCAGGCATCCGTTGTCACAGGGACCGGCCAGCACGAGAGCCAGGCCATCGAGCCCCTTACGAACTACGCGGTCGCCCGCGTCATGAGGGACTTCCGCGACGGAAAGAGTGCCGTCGGCATCGTGGCCACCGGCGTCAATCGAGACAAGACCATTGCGGATGAGCTGGGACTACGCTCTGGCGGATACACGGGCGGTGTGGACTTCCGCCACCGCTTCGCCAACGACGAATGGGAAGTGCAGGGCTTCCTGGTGGGCTCCCACGTGGTCGGCTCCGAAGCCTCGATCGAGGCCACACAGCGCTCCTCTGCCCGGTACTTCCAGAGGCCGGACGCGGATCACGTCGAGCTCGATCCCACTCGGACCTCTCTGACGGGATGGTCGAGCAACTTCAGCATCGGGAAGATGGCCGGCGGATTCTGGCGGTACGCCACGGGTTTCCAGGCACGGTCTCCCGGATTCGAAGCCAACGATATCGGCTTCATGCGGTCGACCGACGCGCTCTCCCCGTGGGTGTGGGTGGGATACCACCACTCGACCCCCACCGAGCGCTTCAACCGTTGGAACCTCAATCTCAACGGGTGGAGTGCCTTTACGTTCGATCGCGAGCGCACGGGCCTGGGCGGGAACGTCAACGGGAGCTTCACGCTCAAGAACTTCTGGGGAGGCTACCTCGGCGTCGGCCGTCAGGTGGGCTCGTATTCACCGACGCTGCTGCGCGGCGGTCCGCTGTTCAAGACGGAGTCGGCGTGGAACGGGTGGTCCGGCCTCTGGAGCGACAGTCGCCGACCGCTGCGAATGGAAATGAACGGATGGTGGGGCGTGCGACCCGAGAGCGATTCCTGGAATGTGGGAATCGGCACGGGCGCCACCTGGCGCGCGTCCAACGCGACCCAACTGTCGCTGCGGCCGCAGTTGGGCTTCAACGTCGACGATCGTCAGTGGGTGACCCGCATCGGCGCTTCCGCAGACCCGACCTATCTGTTGGCCCGGCTCGAGCAGAAGACCTTCGGCATCACGGCTCGGTTCGACTACACCTTCACTCCGGACCTGTCCCTGCAGCTCTACGCTCAGCCCTTCCTGGCCAGCGGGAGCTACACCGATTTCAAGACCGTGGCCGATCCCCGCAACGAGCGCTACGAGGAGCGGGTCCAACCCGTGGGCGCGTCCGAGAGCGACGGGGTCTACACTGGCGACGCGGATGGCGACGGAACGCCCGAGACGTGGGACAACCCCGACTTCAACTTCGGTCAGTTCCGCTCGAACGCGGTGCTGCGCTGGGAGTATCGACCCGGCTCCGCGCTCTTCCTGGTCTGGTCGCAGGGACGGGACCGGTACCGGGCTCTCGACGGAAGCCTGAGCGTGGATCGGGATCTGGATCGCCTCTTCGGCCGGCGCCCCGACAACATCTTCCTGATCAAGGTCAGCTACTGGCTGAACCCCTGA
- a CDS encoding LptF/LptG family permease, with protein sequence MRILDRFVARSFLKLFLAFVIGAPLLFLIGDLTEHVDRYLARGVTPGEMVLAYVYQFPQYMLWSFPIAGLIAAVFTVQAMTAHHEVVAAKAGGISFHRLVVPIVLLGLLLTGVGVGLTELVPRTTRRAAELFREREVRRDWRTNFVYQTEDGLSITVARLSLPERTLQEVALEREAADGEGLDYYLIADRAAWSDEEGWTFHKGYVRHFLPEGIERAYAFDQYRTRLFSEPPNQLLEDPPDEEQMTYAEMGRMIETIRRSGGNPVPLRVNQEQKLAIPAATLVVILFGLPLATSSKRGGASFGVGVSLASTIFYMVFLRMAGAIGESGGLQPLLAAWLPNLAFLAAGAFLFSRVRT encoded by the coding sequence GTGAGGATCCTCGACCGCTTCGTGGCGCGGAGCTTCCTCAAGCTCTTTCTCGCGTTCGTGATCGGAGCGCCCCTGCTCTTCTTGATCGGGGACCTCACCGAGCACGTCGACCGCTACCTGGCCAGGGGGGTCACGCCCGGCGAGATGGTGCTGGCGTACGTCTATCAGTTCCCGCAGTACATGCTCTGGTCCTTCCCCATCGCGGGTCTGATCGCGGCGGTCTTCACCGTCCAGGCCATGACGGCCCACCACGAAGTGGTCGCCGCCAAGGCCGGCGGGATCTCCTTCCACCGCCTGGTGGTCCCCATTGTCCTGCTGGGCCTCCTGCTGACCGGCGTGGGGGTGGGGCTCACCGAGCTGGTTCCCCGCACCACCCGTCGGGCCGCCGAGCTCTTCCGGGAGCGCGAGGTGCGCCGCGATTGGCGCACCAACTTCGTCTATCAGACCGAGGACGGCCTCAGCATCACAGTGGCGCGCCTCTCCCTCCCGGAGCGGACGCTGCAGGAGGTGGCCCTGGAACGGGAGGCTGCGGATGGAGAAGGGCTGGACTACTACCTCATCGCCGACCGGGCGGCCTGGAGCGACGAGGAGGGCTGGACCTTCCACAAGGGGTACGTGCGCCACTTCCTGCCCGAAGGCATCGAACGCGCCTACGCGTTCGACCAGTACCGCACACGTCTGTTCAGCGAGCCGCCCAACCAGCTCCTCGAAGACCCCCCGGACGAGGAGCAGATGACCTACGCCGAGATGGGCAGGATGATCGAGACCATCCGCCGTTCCGGTGGCAATCCCGTTCCCCTGCGCGTCAACCAGGAGCAGAAGCTCGCCATCCCGGCGGCCACCCTGGTCGTGATCCTGTTCGGCTTGCCGCTCGCCACCAGCTCCAAACGCGGTGGCGCATCCTTCGGGGTCGGCGTCTCCCTGGCGTCCACGATCTTCTACATGGTGTTCCTGCGCATGGCGGGCGCCATCGGGGAGAGCGGTGGGCTCCAGCCCCTGCTGGCCGCCTGGTTGCCCAACCTGGCGTTCCTGGCCGCCGGAGCATTCCTCTTCAGTCGAGTGCGCACCTGA
- the dapF gene encoding diaminopimelate epimerase, with the protein MTRSTVWGRARFTAERGWGCWVVNTTNEDNDVSASETQGADLWWAGDAFRKAHGHGNDYLVFARGESWPVSASAVRTVCDRWRGVGGDGVVIVDASQTPIRLRMFNPDGGEFEKSGNGLRVTAAWLLAAGEVGAEPFVVEVGGSAVRMQIHGRDEEGRLDVEAEMGHAAFGPEAVGLVGSDALADAAGRPLEGIAVSMGNPHFVVFGVDPDADLARLGPWICSHRRFTRGTNVQLAQVENGGLRIGIWERGVGRTSSSGTSACAATAAAVKSGRLPAGSHVVQMEGGTFQVTVRDDWSVVLRGPVEEVMSGTLATALVRRCAD; encoded by the coding sequence ATGACACGCTCCACTGTCTGGGGCCGGGCCCGCTTCACGGCGGAGAGGGGCTGGGGGTGTTGGGTGGTCAACACGACGAACGAGGACAACGACGTGAGCGCGAGCGAGACCCAAGGGGCGGATCTGTGGTGGGCAGGCGATGCGTTCCGGAAGGCCCACGGGCATGGCAACGACTACCTGGTGTTCGCGCGCGGTGAGTCGTGGCCGGTCAGTGCGAGCGCGGTGCGGACCGTGTGCGATCGCTGGAGGGGCGTCGGGGGCGACGGGGTCGTGATCGTGGACGCGTCGCAGACGCCCATCCGCTTGCGCATGTTCAACCCCGACGGAGGTGAGTTCGAGAAGAGCGGCAACGGTCTGCGTGTGACAGCGGCGTGGCTCCTCGCCGCAGGGGAAGTCGGAGCTGAGCCCTTTGTCGTGGAGGTGGGTGGCAGCGCCGTCCGCATGCAGATCCATGGGCGCGACGAGGAGGGGAGACTGGACGTCGAGGCGGAGATGGGCCACGCCGCCTTTGGGCCCGAAGCCGTAGGGTTGGTCGGGTCGGACGCGCTGGCGGACGCTGCCGGACGGCCGCTGGAGGGGATCGCCGTTTCGATGGGGAACCCCCACTTCGTCGTGTTCGGTGTGGACCCCGACGCGGACCTCGCCCGATTGGGCCCCTGGATCTGTAGCCACCGGCGCTTTACGCGGGGCACCAACGTGCAGTTGGCGCAGGTGGAAAACGGAGGGTTGCGGATCGGCATCTGGGAGAGAGGCGTGGGTCGGACCTCGTCGTCCGGCACGTCCGCCTGTGCCGCGACCGCCGCTGCGGTGAAGAGCGGCCGGCTCCCGGCGGGATCCCACGTGGTGCAGATGGAGGGAGGGACCTTTCAGGTCACCGTGCGTGACGACTGGAGCGTCGTTCTGCGTGGCCCCGTCGAGGAAGTGATGAGCGGCACCCTGGCCACGGCGCTCGTACGCCGTTGTGCGGATTGA